The region GGCGACGTCGTCGGATTCGGCGCGCGGCGCCTCTTCGACGACGATCGCATCGAGGCCAAGTACCTCAACACCCCCGAGACCCCGATCTACAAGAAGAGTCAGCTGCTCTACGGCGTCGACCTCGCCAAGAAGGAGATCGCCCGCAAGCACCAGGCGGTCATCGTCGAGGGCTACACCGACGTCATGGCATGCCATCTGGCGGGCGTCACCACCGCGGTCGCCACGTGCGGCACCGCCTTCGGCAACGAGCACGTGTCGGTCGTCCGGCGGCTGCTGATGGACTCCGACACCTTCACCGGCGAGGTCATCTTCACCTTCGACGGGGACTCCGCCGGGATGAAGGCGGCCGAGCGGGCCTTCGCCGACGACCAGAAGTTCATGGCGCAGACGTTCGTCGCGATCGAGGCCACCGGCCTCGACCCCTGCGACCTGCGGCTCAAGTCCGGCGACGCCGCGGTGCTCGACCTCGTCGCGCGCCGCATCCCGCTGGTGGAGTTCGTGCTGCGTGCCACCACCGGTCGTTTCGACCTCGACACCGCCGAGGGACGCACCGCGGCACTCGACCGCGGCGTCCCGCTCGTCGCACGGATCAAGGACCACGGTCTGCGCGACGAGTACGCCCGCCGGCTCAGCGGCCTCGTCGGCACCGACGACCCGATGCGGGTGGTCACTCGGGTGCGCGGGTTGGTGCGCTCCGACGACCGGCGCGCCGGGGCCGAGGCTCGGCCCGCTCCCGCGCCGGCCGCCCCCGCCCAGGTCGACGAGTCGGTCGCCGCGGTCGAGCGGCAGGCCCTGCAGGTCGCCCTGCAGCTGCCGACGGTCGCCGGCCCCGAGTTCGACGCGCTCGCCCCCGAGGCCTTCCTCACCGAGCGCTACCGGCGGGTGTTCGAGGCGATCGTGGCCGCGGGCGGGGTGGGCAGCGGCCTCACCGGCCTGGCGTGGATCGACGCGGTCACCCGCAGCGCCCCCGACGAGCACATCCGCAGCGGTATCGGCGCGCTGGCCGTGGCGCCGCTGCGCTCCGGCGAGGAGGCCCGCGAGCGCTTCGCCGGCGGCATCGTGGCGCGCATGCTCAGTAACGTCACCGGCCGGCAGATCCACGCGGTGAAGGGCAAGCTGCAGCGGACGAATCCGCAGGACGAACCGGACGCGTACGCCCGCATGTTCGGCGAGCTGATCGCGCTCGAGTCCTACCACCGCGGTCTGCGCGAGCGCGCGATCGGGAACGCCTGATGCCGCTGTTCGGCCGTCGCGAGCGGCCCCCGGCCGACGTCGTCGCCGCGCTCGACGGCGACGAGCGGGTCGTGTCGTGGGCGGACGCGGGTGACGACGTGGTCGTCGCCACGACGCTCGGGGTGTGGTGGCCCGACCCGGCGGGCCGGCGTCGCATCGCCTGGGACCGCATCGACAAGGCCGTCTGGCACGACAACGTGCTGTCGGTGACCGAGGCCGACGTCGAGGACGACGCGGTGCTGGTGGACCGTCCCGCCGTCCACGCCAGGATCACCGTCCCGCGTGACCTGCCGCCGACGGTGCGCAAGCGCGTGGAGCAGAACATCGTGCGCACCGAGCTGGTGAGCGTCACCGGTGGCGCGGTGCGGTTCGTCGCCCGGCGGCTGCCCGGCCGCGACGGCATCACGTGGTGGGCGCGGCTCGAACCCGGCACCCCGGACACCGAGCGGGTGCGCTCGGCCGTGCGGGCGCGGCTGGCGATCCTGCGCGCGGGCTAGCGGCGTTCCGCGGCTGCGGGGCTCAGGGGCGGGCCCGGTGCGACGAGCGGGCGGGCGGGCCGCCGAGGCGCGTGGCGACGGCCTCCTTCGCGCGCTGCACCCGCTGGTCGACGTTGGCCTGCACGACCCCCGCCGTCGCCTGCACCGTCTGGCTGCCGCTGACGCGTCGGGCCGCGCGCACGATCGACTCGTAGCGGTCGCGGCCCGCCCGGGCGCCCAGGGTGTAGCCGATCGCGGCGTACACCAGGTTCGACAGCTTCACGACTCGCTCCGTTTCCTTGCCCGTCGCCGCCAACCCTAGCCCGCGGTCGGTGGGCGCCGTGGGTTATCCTCGTCCGGTCGCCCTGTGCGGCCGCGTGAGCGATCTCCCGTAGCTCAATTGGCAGAGCATTCGACTGTTAATCGAAGGGTTACTGGTTCGAGTCCAGTCGGGAGAGCAAGAAGGCCCCGGGCGACCGGGGCCTTTCGCTTTTCGCGTGGGGACAGTCACGCCGGTGTCGCACCGCGTTCCGGTGCCTGCCGCCCCGGCGCGGCGCCGACGTGTGCACCAGAGCACGCGCCGGCACCGCGTGGGGCCGCGGTCAGCCGTGCTTGCGACAGGCCTGCAGCGTCTCGTTCTGCTTGCAGGCCGACGAGTACGCCTCCAGGCGGTAGTAGCCGTCCGGTGGGATCGCGTAGCAGTTGCCGGTCGTCGTGCCCTTGTAGCTCCCACCACCCGTGGCGTACTCCTTCATGTCCGCCACGCACGCGGACTTGGTCTTGTACGTCTTGCCGCTCTCGTGCCAGCAGTCCGCGTTGCCGACCCAGACCGGTTTGCAGAAGCCGTTCTTGTCGACACCGTGATTCGCCGGCGGTGCGGCGGATGCGAGCGGAGCGGTCGCCAGCCCCGCGACGCCGACCAGCACTGCCGTGACGGCGCCGAGTTTGGCGGTCGAAAAAATGGTCATCGAGGTCCCTCCCAAGGCCTTGATGGTCTCCCGGGCTGCCCGGGGTGCAAAGACCGTACACCCTTGCCGAACGGGCATACTTGGGGACGGCGCTCGTGACGAGCGATCCGGACGAGGCACGCCGTACCCGGCCAGGACAAGACGGTGTCGATGGAGACCGTCATGTACGACACCGTCCAGATCGTCGGCTCGCTGCTCATCCTCGGCGCCTTCGTCGCCGCTCTGCTCGGCCGGGTGGCGCAGTCCGGCTACGGCTACCTCGCCGTCAACGCGGCGGGATCGGCGGTGTTGACGGTGACCGCCGTGATCAGCCGCGAGTGGGGCTTCATCCTCCTCGAGGGCGTGTGGGCCCTGGTGTCGCTGTACTCGCTGGTCCGTAAGGCGGCCGGACGTCCGGTCGCCGGCGCTCACTGACGGACTCGCGAGGGATCGGGCGGCGCCCTGCCGGATCATGAGGTAGGCTAATGAGGTACCTCATCATTGCGTACCTCATGATGAGGTACTTCCGATCCGAACCGTGAGGGGTGGCGTCGATGACGCGGCAGACACCGATCGAGGTGGGTCAGCTCTACTTCGAGCTGTTCCACCGGATCCGTCGCCTCGTCGACCACGAGATGAGCGAGGCGGGGCTGTCGCTGTCGCGGACCAAGGTGCTCGGCGTGCTCGCCGAGCAGGGTCCGGTCAAGCAGGCGGCGGTGGCGACCTGCCTCGGCTTCGCGCCCCGTTCGGTGACCGACACCCTCGACGCCCTGGAGCGCGAGGGCCTGGCCACCCGCAGCCCCGACCCACGTGACCGGCGAGCCTGGCTCGTCGAGATCACGCCGGCCGGTGCCGTCGCCCTCGAACGCGCGGTCGCGGTGAAGAAGAAGGCAATGACCACGATCTTCGGCGGGCTGAACCGTGCCGAACGCGAGCAGCTCGCCACGCTGCTCGCCGGCATCTCCGCCCGGCTCGACTCTCACCTGGAAGCAGCACATGACAAGTAGCCCCACCCTGGCCGACCGCAAGGCGGCCGACGCCCGACGTCCCGACCATCGCTGGTTGATCCTGGTCGTCGTCTCCATCGCGCAACTGATGGTGGTTCTCGACGCGACGGTGGTGAACATCGCGCTGCCGTCCGCGCAGGCCGATCTCGGTTTCGCCGACGGGCAGCGGCAGTGGATCGTCACCGCCTACGCCCTGGCCTTCGGCAGCCTGCTGCTCTTCGGCGGCCGGGTCGGCGACATGTTCGGCCGCAAACGGGTCTTCCTCGGCGGCCTGGTCGCGTTCGCGCTGGCCTCGGCGATCGGGGGAGCCGCGCCGTCGTTCGGCGTCCTCGTCACGGCCCGCGCTTTGCAGGGCGTCGCGGGCGCGATGCTCGCTCCCGCCGCGCTGTCCACTCTCGTCACGACCTTCCGCGAGCCCCACGAGCGGGGCCGGGCCTTCGGCGTCTTCGGCACCGTGGCCGTCGGCGGAGGCGCGGTCGGCCTGATCCTCGGCGGCATCCTGACCGAGTACCTCTCGTGGCGCTGGGTCATGTACGTCAACGTGCTGTTCGCCGCAGCGGCCGGCATCGGCGCCGTCGTCTACATGGTCCACGAGCGGCCCGCGGTCCGCGCCCGTATCGACGTGGTCGGCACCGTCCTCGCGTCCGCCGGCCTGTTCGGCCTCGTCTTCGGGTTCTCGCACGCCGAGAGCGCCGGCTGGACGTCGGGCGTCACCGTCGCCTCACTCGTCCTCGGCGTGGTGCTGCTGGTGGGCTTCGCGTTCGCCGAGCAGCACGTCGGTACCCCGCTGCTGCCGCTGCGGGTGGTCGCCGACCGCTCCCGTGCGGTCGCGTTCGCGGCGGTCGCCGTCGCCGGTCTGGCGATGTTCGGACTGTTCCTCTTCCTCACCTACTACCTGCAGCAGGTCAAGGGCTTCAGCCCGGTGATGTCCGGTCTCGCGTTCCTGCCGATGATCGGCTGCGTGATGATCAGCTCCAACCTGTCCAACATCGTCACGCTGCCGCGCTTCGGGCCGCGGGTCGTCATCACGATCGGCATGGTCGTCGGCTCGCTCGCGCTGCTCTACCTGAGCCGGTTGGACGTGAGCTCGAGCTACGCCGCCGGCGTCCTGCCGTCGCTCATCTTCATGGGCTTCGCCATGGGCATGGTGATGGCCCCGTCCATGAACACGGCCACCGCCGGTGTCCAGCCGCAGGACTCCGGTGTCGCGTCCGCGCTCGTCAGCACCATGCAGCAGGTCGGCGGCTCCATCGGCACCGCGGTGCTGAGCACGATCGTCGCCTCGGTGACGACGAGCTACGCCGACACGCACCGGTCGCTGGGCGCGGCGGTGGCTGCGCAGGCACAGACGCACGGCTACACCGTCGCGTTCGCGATCAGCGCCGGGACGTTCGCGGCCGGGGCGATCATGGGCGTGCTGCTCTTCCCGTCCAAGCGGCGGCTGGCCGAGCTGCGGGCCGTCACCGCGGACGCCGCGCACCGCGCGACCGCGACCTCCGAGCCGGTGGCCGTCGGCGCCGAGCGCTGAGCCGCCGGCGGCGGTGAGCGCGCACCGACGAGCCACCCCACCGCCACCGCGCGTGCGACAGGCGCGCGCGGTGGCGGTGGGTCTCGCCGTGCTGCTCGTGACGACGGGCGTGCTGCACTTCGTGGCACCGGACGGCTTCGAGCGGATCGTGCCGCGCTTTCTCGGAGCGCCGCGCTTCTGGGTGGCGAGCAGCGGCGTCGCCGAGCTCGGGTGCGCCGCCGGGCTGCTGTACCAGGCCACCATGCGGTCGGCCGGGTGGGCCTGCGTGGCGCTCTTCGTGGCCGTCTTCCCCGCCAACATCGCCATGGCGGTGAACGCGCTGCACGGTGACGGCAGCGTCGTCGTCGCCCTGGCCCGGCTGCCACTGCAGGTGCCGCTCGTCGTGCTGGCCGCGTTCGTCGGCCGGCACGCCCGCCGCCGGAGCTGACCCGGCCGCCGGATCGGACGTCGCGCACCGGTTAGGTCGGCCGGACGCGGGGATACGGTGTAAGCATCAGCTCGGAGCGCAGGAAGATCGGCCCTTTCGCGGCGCTCGTGCGCACCGGATCGCCCACCCGAAGGCACGAACGATGACCATGGACCGGTTCGGCGCCGGGAGCGCGCCCCCCGACCTGGAGGTCGGCGATCGCGTGGTCGCGCTGCACCATCTCGGGCGGCTGTTCCGCGCCCCGGTGCGGCGCGGCACGAGCGGCACGGTGGTCGAGCGCGACGCCGAGGGAACGCTGCGGGTCGCCTTCGTCGGCGGTCGGGTCCTCCTGCTCGACCCCCGGGACGTCGCCGCGCCGGGCGGTCCGTCCGCCGCTGCCTCGTGACGTCCCCGGTGCGCGAGGCCGACCCGACATGAGCCGACCCGGGCGTCGCCGCGTCGGGGTGCTGGACCTGCCGTGGATCCTGATGGAGGCGCGTCATCCGATGCACGTCGCGGGCGTCCTCGTGTGCCGCCTCCCGGCGGACGCGTCGGCGAGTTTCGTCCCCGACCTGGTGCGCACGATGAAGCGGACCGCCCCGAGCGAGCCGTTCGACCGCCGGCTGCACCGTCGCGGCCTGGGGCGGGTCTGGCCGTGGTGGGAATCCGTGGCGCAGGTGGAGCTGGACGAGCACGTCCGCATCGACGCCCTCGACCGTCCCGGCACCGATCGCGAGCTCGCCGCCCTGGTGTCGCAGTTCCACGGCGAGCCGCTCGCGCTCACCCGGCCGCCGTGGCAGCTGCGCTTCGTCACCGGCCTCGACGAGCGTCGCTTCGCGATCTACGCCAAGTTCCACCACGCACTGGTCGACGGCGTCGGGGCGACTCGCATCCTGCTGTCGGCGCTCTCCGCCGATCCCATGGATCGCGGTCGGCCGCCGTTCTGGGCGCCCGAGGCCGGGGACGGCCACGCCGCGTCCCGGGGCGGCGAGCGACCACGGGTCGGCCACCTGCTCGGCGCCGCGCGATCCGCCGGGCGGGAACTCCTCGGCGCAGGCACGGCGGCCTACCGGGCGCCGCGGACGATCCTCAACCCCGCGATCGGCGCACGGCGGCAGGTGACCACCATGACCGTGGACATCGCACGGCTGCGTCGGGTCGCCGGCGCGATCGGCGGCACGATCAACGACGTGTACCTCACCGCGTGCAGCAGTGCGTTGCGGCGCTACCTCGATGACGCCGGCGCGCTCCCGCACTCGCCGGTGGTCGCCGCGGTGCCGGTGTCCGTCCGTGCGCCCG is a window of Jatrophihabitans endophyticus DNA encoding:
- the dnaG gene encoding DNA primase: MAGRIRDEDIAAVREKSPIDEVIGEHIQLRNAGGGNLKGLCPFHDEKSPSFNVTPSRGLYHCFGCQAGGDVIRFVQDIEHVDFGEAVEQLATRAGIQLRYTEGGGPGPGHNRGQRARLIEAHAAAVEFYAEQLRGAEAAPAREFLAARGFSALDAARYGCGFAPSGWDALTRHLLARTFTPQELTLAGLSREGGRGGLIDRFHRRLLWPIREVNGDVVGFGARRLFDDDRIEAKYLNTPETPIYKKSQLLYGVDLAKKEIARKHQAVIVEGYTDVMACHLAGVTTAVATCGTAFGNEHVSVVRRLLMDSDTFTGEVIFTFDGDSAGMKAAERAFADDQKFMAQTFVAIEATGLDPCDLRLKSGDAAVLDLVARRIPLVEFVLRATTGRFDLDTAEGRTAALDRGVPLVARIKDHGLRDEYARRLSGLVGTDDPMRVVTRVRGLVRSDDRRAGAEARPAPAPAAPAQVDESVAAVERQALQVALQLPTVAGPEFDALAPEAFLTERYRRVFEAIVAAGGVGSGLTGLAWIDAVTRSAPDEHIRSGIGALAVAPLRSGEEARERFAGGIVARMLSNVTGRQIHAVKGKLQRTNPQDEPDAYARMFGELIALESYHRGLRERAIGNA
- a CDS encoding CBU_0592 family membrane protein translates to MYDTVQIVGSLLILGAFVAALLGRVAQSGYGYLAVNAAGSAVLTVTAVISREWGFILLEGVWALVSLYSLVRKAAGRPVAGAH
- a CDS encoding MarR family winged helix-turn-helix transcriptional regulator yields the protein MTRQTPIEVGQLYFELFHRIRRLVDHEMSEAGLSLSRTKVLGVLAEQGPVKQAAVATCLGFAPRSVTDTLDALEREGLATRSPDPRDRRAWLVEITPAGAVALERAVAVKKKAMTTIFGGLNRAEREQLATLLAGISARLDSHLEAAHDK
- a CDS encoding MFS transporter, whose amino-acid sequence is MTSSPTLADRKAADARRPDHRWLILVVVSIAQLMVVLDATVVNIALPSAQADLGFADGQRQWIVTAYALAFGSLLLFGGRVGDMFGRKRVFLGGLVAFALASAIGGAAPSFGVLVTARALQGVAGAMLAPAALSTLVTTFREPHERGRAFGVFGTVAVGGGAVGLILGGILTEYLSWRWVMYVNVLFAAAAGIGAVVYMVHERPAVRARIDVVGTVLASAGLFGLVFGFSHAESAGWTSGVTVASLVLGVVLLVGFAFAEQHVGTPLLPLRVVADRSRAVAFAAVAVAGLAMFGLFLFLTYYLQQVKGFSPVMSGLAFLPMIGCVMISSNLSNIVTLPRFGPRVVITIGMVVGSLALLYLSRLDVSSSYAAGVLPSLIFMGFAMGMVMAPSMNTATAGVQPQDSGVASALVSTMQQVGGSIGTAVLSTIVASVTTSYADTHRSLGAAVAAQAQTHGYTVAFAISAGTFAAGAIMGVLLFPSKRRLAELRAVTADAAHRATATSEPVAVGAER
- a CDS encoding DoxX family protein, with translation MRQARAVAVGLAVLLVTTGVLHFVAPDGFERIVPRFLGAPRFWVASSGVAELGCAAGLLYQATMRSAGWACVALFVAVFPANIAMAVNALHGDGSVVVALARLPLQVPLVVLAAFVGRHARRRS
- a CDS encoding wax ester/triacylglycerol synthase family O-acyltransferase; translated protein: MSRPGRRRVGVLDLPWILMEARHPMHVAGVLVCRLPADASASFVPDLVRTMKRTAPSEPFDRRLHRRGLGRVWPWWESVAQVELDEHVRIDALDRPGTDRELAALVSQFHGEPLALTRPPWQLRFVTGLDERRFAIYAKFHHALVDGVGATRILLSALSADPMDRGRPPFWAPEAGDGHAASRGGERPRVGHLLGAARSAGRELLGAGTAAYRAPRTILNPAIGARRQVTTMTVDIARLRRVAGAIGGTINDVYLTACSSALRRYLDDAGALPHSPVVAAVPVSVRAPDGDRAGNAITFAFVPLPTDVEGAANRAAATIAATTIAKADLATVPRPAMAAYTVLTMAPVIAAQVLGLGARARPMFNLAVSNVPGPSDTQFYNGVELLGIHPVSLLQAGQALNVTALSCGGRLHITFTASPDALAGTHRLAHYVTDALDELEDAHEGPDTPARPAR